A window of Calditrichia bacterium contains these coding sequences:
- a CDS encoding GNAT family N-acetyltransferase, with translation MNIYKSFLETQRLRLRPFEMNDAERVAELANDYSIYEMTLRLPHPYTRHDAEQWIAMHPQLRESGTETPFAIILKQVNALVGSISLKDFDPHNKSAEIGYWIGRTWWNKGIVTEAAQRLLKYGFEELGLNRIHGNFIPKNVASQKVMEKIGMSREGLLRQKVLKDGVFEDIIIYSILAEEFFKMKKAGNLKPKKPCKCC, from the coding sequence ATGAATATTTATAAATCTTTTTTGGAAACGCAACGGTTGCGCTTGCGACCGTTTGAAATGAACGATGCTGAGCGCGTTGCAGAGTTGGCAAACGACTACTCAATTTACGAAATGACGCTCCGTTTACCGCATCCGTACACCCGGCATGATGCGGAACAGTGGATTGCCATGCATCCGCAACTGCGCGAATCCGGCACGGAAACACCATTTGCAATTATTTTGAAACAGGTGAATGCGCTGGTTGGCTCGATCAGTTTGAAAGATTTTGATCCACACAACAAATCTGCGGAAATCGGATATTGGATTGGCAGAACGTGGTGGAACAAAGGTATTGTTACAGAAGCAGCGCAACGACTTTTGAAATATGGTTTTGAGGAACTCGGACTGAACCGGATTCACGGCAATTTTATTCCCAAAAATGTGGCATCTCAAAAAGTGATGGAAAAAATCGGGATGAGTCGGGAAGGGTTGTTGCGCCAAAAGGTGTTAAAAGACGGCGTTTTTGAGGACATCATTATATATTCGATTTTGGCAGAGGAATTTTTCAAGATGAAAAAAGCCGGAAATCTGAAACCAAAAAAGCCCTGCAAATGTTGCTGA